In one Chitinophaga sancti genomic region, the following are encoded:
- a CDS encoding ABC transporter permease yields MNKIWLIIKREFTFRVRKRSFLVVTLLVPIFFAAMIVVPVLIATSANDEQRIAVIDDSHLFLNKLPDEKGIYFKFLTETAIDTFSKHYEEYGYSGVLYIPAIDIERPLGITYYSGGQPGLGVEAHLNRYLNNRIEEVRMEKAHIDISQIKSFKSDISIDFRNGKEEKKGSSVIAYAVGYSSGFIIYIILMFFGMSVMRGVMEEKVNRVAEVMVSSVKPFQLMMGKIVGIAGVGLLQFSIWVVLISMLRLLIPSEMMNSAAQNNAGGNAAMLEAASQLRYVVDSINWGLIISCFVFYFLGGYLFYAALFAAVGSLVNEDPTDVQGLTFPITLPIIIGIMVMIAAVQHPNSQMAFWGSIIPFTSPMVMMARIPYGVPGTVPYWQLGLSMVLLIIGFLATTWMAGKIYRTGILMYGKKITWKEAIKWIR; encoded by the coding sequence ATGAACAAAATCTGGCTCATCATCAAAAGAGAGTTCACTTTCCGCGTGCGCAAGCGGTCTTTTCTCGTTGTCACCCTGCTGGTGCCGATTTTCTTTGCAGCTATGATTGTAGTGCCGGTGCTGATAGCCACCAGTGCTAATGATGAACAGCGCATTGCGGTGATAGATGATAGTCATTTGTTTCTGAACAAACTGCCGGATGAGAAGGGGATCTATTTTAAGTTCCTGACAGAGACGGCTATTGATACGTTTAGTAAGCATTATGAAGAATATGGTTATTCCGGCGTGTTGTATATTCCCGCGATTGATATTGAGCGACCTTTGGGGATCACTTATTATAGTGGTGGTCAGCCGGGTTTAGGAGTGGAAGCGCACCTGAACAGGTACCTGAATAACCGGATTGAAGAGGTGCGGATGGAGAAGGCGCATATTGATATTTCGCAGATTAAGAGTTTTAAATCTGATATAAGTATTGATTTTAGGAATGGGAAGGAAGAGAAGAAGGGGAGTTCTGTGATTGCTTATGCAGTGGGGTATTCCAGCGGATTTATTATTTATATTATATTGATGTTCTTTGGAATGTCAGTGATGCGCGGGGTGATGGAAGAGAAGGTGAACCGGGTGGCAGAGGTGATGGTATCGAGTGTGAAACCTTTTCAGCTGATGATGGGAAAGATAGTGGGGATTGCTGGTGTGGGGCTGTTACAGTTTTCTATCTGGGTAGTGTTGATCAGTATGTTGCGTTTGTTGATTCCTTCTGAGATGATGAATAGTGCGGCGCAGAATAATGCGGGGGGGAATGCGGCCATGTTGGAAGCGGCCTCGCAGTTACGATATGTGGTGGATAGTATTAACTGGGGGTTGATTATTTCCTGTTTTGTGTTTTATTTTCTGGGTGGATATTTGTTTTATGCGGCGCTGTTTGCAGCGGTGGGGAGCTTGGTGAATGAAGATCCTACGGATGTGCAGGGATTGACTTTCCCGATTACGTTGCCGATCATTATTGGGATCATGGTGATGATTGCGGCGGTGCAGCATCCGAATAGCCAGATGGCGTTTTGGGGAAGTATCATTCCGTTTACGTCACCGATGGTGATGATGGCGAGGATACCTTATGGAGTGCCGGGTACGGTGCCGTATTGGCAACTAGGATTGTCGATGGTGTTGCTGATCATTGGGTTTCTGGCGACAACGTGGATGGCCGGGAAGATTTACAGGACGGGGATATTGATGTATGGGAAGAAGATTACGTGGAAAGAGGCGATTAAATGGATACGATAA
- a CDS encoding sensor histidine kinase, which produces MNKIRRTEFGIATGIFLLLLFSLLYKSIAYNVFDLQRDYGWKFARYHQVFDYYKHYLFPLLAHIVIVYFSFLFVHEVVVPRFYEKQRYLLGGLLSFPVLIALFVIIWVSNTWLYGYLFGVYKTVRGVHTHCAKAAFLLTIFYMVLYLIYYAGRYLFLQYAYERMVNKPWFRQSLIDGAVIAGIIGFWIMITRNDDRGFTLMIFCVGIFCGFMYFVAIHRLYPRFMVHKSKKILFQEAAGFWAISLVWMLVVGLQARYNSGGMYAAGVIITTLVTGIAILPAAWWIFTARNARASTLHGLRQALTHTEAGLDFLRWQINPHFLFNALNTLYGTALQENASATGQGIQQLGDMMRFMLHENTQETIPLEKEIAYLQNYIALQRLRTQGTPDISIEVNIDETLCEHSIAPMLLIPFVENAFKYGISQRNKSRINLSLSCTNDKIYFDVYNSIHVNRSAEIENESMGIGINNVRQRLNLLYPGKHDLNIRETGTEFFVHLTLIVDEPKNDLI; this is translated from the coding sequence ATGAATAAGATCAGACGAACTGAATTCGGAATTGCTACAGGGATTTTCCTGTTGCTGCTGTTTTCATTGCTATATAAGAGTATAGCCTATAATGTTTTCGACCTGCAGCGTGATTATGGCTGGAAGTTCGCGCGTTACCACCAGGTGTTTGATTACTATAAACATTACCTGTTCCCTTTATTAGCACATATTGTTATTGTATACTTTTCTTTTTTGTTTGTGCACGAGGTCGTAGTACCCCGTTTTTATGAGAAGCAACGGTATCTGCTGGGTGGTTTGTTATCATTTCCGGTGCTGATTGCCTTGTTTGTCATCATTTGGGTGTCTAATACATGGTTGTACGGATACCTGTTTGGAGTATACAAAACTGTACGCGGTGTGCATACACATTGTGCAAAGGCTGCTTTCCTGCTGACGATATTTTATATGGTGTTGTACCTGATTTATTATGCAGGGAGGTATTTGTTTTTACAATATGCATATGAGCGAATGGTCAATAAACCCTGGTTCCGCCAGTCACTGATTGATGGGGCTGTGATAGCGGGGATTATTGGGTTTTGGATCATGATTACCAGGAATGATGACAGGGGTTTTACTCTCATGATTTTTTGTGTAGGCATCTTTTGCGGCTTCATGTATTTTGTGGCGATACATCGCTTATATCCACGTTTTATGGTGCATAAGAGTAAGAAGATCTTATTCCAGGAAGCAGCGGGGTTCTGGGCCATTTCATTAGTATGGATGTTAGTCGTTGGATTACAGGCACGTTATAATAGTGGTGGCATGTATGCTGCAGGTGTGATCATTACAACACTTGTAACGGGGATTGCTATTTTGCCGGCTGCCTGGTGGATCTTTACAGCCAGGAATGCGAGGGCCTCTACTTTACATGGCTTGCGCCAGGCATTAACCCATACAGAAGCAGGACTTGATTTTTTACGCTGGCAGATCAATCCGCATTTTTTATTTAATGCACTCAATACATTGTATGGAACGGCTTTGCAGGAAAATGCTTCGGCAACAGGCCAGGGTATTCAGCAATTGGGAGATATGATGCGGTTTATGCTGCATGAAAATACACAGGAGACAATTCCGCTGGAAAAAGAGATTGCTTACTTGCAGAACTATATTGCCCTGCAAAGGCTACGTACACAGGGTACGCCTGATATAAGTATTGAGGTGAATATTGATGAAACATTGTGTGAGCATAGCATTGCACCGATGTTACTGATTCCGTTTGTAGAGAATGCATTTAAATATGGGATCAGTCAGCGGAATAAGTCGAGGATCAATTTATCATTGTCCTGTACAAATGATAAGATCTATTTTGATGTGTACAACAGTATTCATGTGAACAGGAGTGCGGAGATTGAAAATGAGAGTATGGGAATAGGTATTAATAATGTACGGCAGCGGCTGAATTTGCTGTATCCTGGTAAGCATGATCTGAATATACGTGAGACAGGAACGGAGTTTTTTGTACATCTGACATTGATTGTAGATGAACCTAAAAATGATTTGATATGA
- a CDS encoding ABC transporter ATP-binding protein, with translation MGLLEVRNLRKDYASHTAVDDISFVIPEGSIFGLLGPNGAGKTTLLRMITGIFYPDKGDILFKGKPFNPENDVHSIGYMPEERGLYKKMKVGEQALYLAQLKGMTEKEAKEKIKYWFNKFDINAWYNKKVEELSKGMQQKVQFISTIVHQPSLLILDEPFSGLDPINSNLIKQEIFDLALNGTTIIFSTHRMEQVEEICDRIMLVNKGKKILDGEVKQIRHDFKQDLFRIGLGRVPNFAEVMTYHFTIVSQEESGYVVKLTEGSTTNDILAHFIRQEIPITSFQEILPSINEVFIQQVQQIEEPIN, from the coding sequence ATGGGCCTGCTCGAAGTTAGAAACTTACGTAAAGATTATGCCTCGCATACAGCTGTAGATGATATTAGTTTTGTTATCCCTGAGGGTAGCATCTTTGGGCTGCTTGGACCCAATGGCGCAGGAAAAACCACCCTGCTCCGAATGATCACCGGCATTTTTTATCCCGATAAGGGAGACATACTTTTCAAAGGCAAACCTTTCAACCCGGAAAATGACGTGCATTCCATCGGCTATATGCCGGAGGAAAGAGGGCTGTACAAAAAAATGAAGGTAGGGGAACAAGCCCTTTACCTGGCGCAGCTGAAAGGCATGACCGAAAAGGAAGCCAAAGAAAAGATCAAATATTGGTTCAACAAGTTTGATATCAACGCATGGTATAATAAGAAAGTGGAAGAATTGAGTAAAGGCATGCAACAAAAGGTGCAGTTTATTTCCACGATCGTTCATCAGCCATCGCTGTTAATACTGGATGAGCCCTTCTCTGGTTTAGATCCGATCAACTCCAACCTGATCAAGCAGGAGATCTTTGACCTTGCACTGAATGGTACGACCATCATATTCTCTACCCACCGTATGGAGCAGGTAGAAGAGATCTGTGACCGCATTATGCTGGTGAATAAAGGAAAGAAGATATTGGATGGTGAAGTAAAACAGATCAGGCACGATTTCAAACAAGACCTGTTCCGGATAGGCTTAGGCAGGGTTCCCAACTTTGCAGAAGTGATGACCTATCATTTTACGATTGTCTCACAGGAAGAGAGCGGTTACGTTGTGAAGCTCACCGAGGGCAGTACGACAAATGATATACTGGCACATTTTATCCGGCAGGAAATCCCTATTACATCCTTCCAGGAGATTCTACCAAGTATCAATGAAGTGTTTATACAACAGGTACAGCAAATAGAAGAACCAATTAATTAG
- a CDS encoding LytR/AlgR family response regulator transcription factor produces the protein MKLTAIAIDDEQVALSVIRTHAQQVDFLEMQGYFTDPFAALTHLENEPVDLIFLDIKMPDISGLELMTTLPGGPLVVFTTAYSEHAVQSFELDAVDYLLKPFSEERFLKACNKAKGLLEMMEKSARADAPNYVMVKSGYEQYKILLRDILYLESAGNYISFVTREKKILSRLSMQEALALLPQALFTRVHRSFIVANEKVTKADRSSLYVGEMVVPIGAAYAEAVNRVLK, from the coding sequence ATGAAACTGACGGCAATTGCGATTGATGATGAACAGGTTGCGCTGTCGGTGATTCGTACACATGCACAGCAGGTAGATTTCCTGGAGATGCAGGGATATTTTACGGATCCGTTTGCGGCATTGACACATCTTGAAAACGAGCCGGTGGACCTGATATTCCTGGATATAAAGATGCCGGATATATCAGGACTGGAATTGATGACTACGCTGCCGGGAGGACCTTTGGTGGTGTTTACAACAGCGTATAGTGAGCATGCGGTGCAGAGTTTTGAGTTGGATGCGGTGGATTATTTGCTGAAGCCTTTTTCTGAAGAAAGATTTTTGAAGGCTTGTAATAAGGCGAAAGGATTGCTGGAGATGATGGAGAAGAGTGCAAGGGCCGATGCACCGAATTATGTGATGGTGAAAAGTGGGTATGAACAATATAAGATCTTGCTGAGGGATATTTTGTACCTGGAGAGTGCGGGGAATTATATTTCTTTTGTGACCAGGGAAAAGAAAATCTTATCAAGATTGTCGATGCAGGAGGCGCTGGCATTGTTGCCACAAGCATTGTTTACGAGGGTGCACCGGAGTTTTATTGTAGCGAATGAGAAGGTGACAAAGGCGGACAGGAGTAGTTTGTATGTGGGAGAGATGGTGGTGCCGATAGGGGCTGCCTACGCAGAAGCGGTCAATAGAGTGTTAAAATGA
- a CDS encoding phospholipase D-like domain-containing protein, producing MEPVEQQVLNDNKEIYSKIQYELLRAQSEILVASAYFTDDHLFGILSDKLQQGVSIEIIIADNSDNERLDFSQLVAKGAAVYKIKGNGYGTMNQKFCVIDQKIALHGSYNWTINAKKNNHESIICTNHRETIDGLIENFNKTKPGTIAPIPKPAPSPQQQPITAGAEFEKVLDSMIAAEIGSFDRKLLREQGYLRCSANNGDHHVLYKAFDTLYSVFIHDIDVIDDKKKRLISKIEEYRQKKREALEKECELHVNFLEKESVITKNNLEIKAVKLSSETETIYKNIDDIRENKMPVKEKENEELKSEIKVVEQESVRPKFKWFEFIPLVILNTALLIYLFIFYSSAAYILLFSVSNTRQKLAQGLPMEPPQIFYPDAITDTVAETKTAVLFIFLFVFIPVSFGIIDLFVKAKWKTLASVLGFLFGIIVLDGAIAYKVAQAVHEMNILTGNIRGEWRMGMAFSDTNFYLVFVFGAFGLILFKVVFKKMMHTFEERSPDTIAQKNQLKIKHLREEMAGNADKLLQLKGSITNLEIEIIQLKVDIKHTDLELKELPVRLNQNLQKSRNQLIKDLENIDKIATIYTIHIQSDNLPISVDALKDRINVFLEGWNDFLHQEYAIAKATTKTAQAAEVAAEWQETKIFVHRIDHRVKIGHNV from the coding sequence ATGGAACCTGTAGAACAACAAGTTCTTAACGACAACAAGGAAATTTACTCAAAGATTCAGTATGAATTATTGAGAGCGCAGTCAGAAATCCTTGTCGCCTCCGCCTATTTTACAGATGACCATCTATTCGGCATTCTGTCTGATAAACTGCAACAAGGCGTTTCTATTGAAATAATTATTGCCGACAATTCCGATAATGAAAGGCTTGACTTTAGCCAGTTAGTAGCTAAGGGAGCCGCTGTATATAAAATAAAAGGCAATGGCTATGGTACCATGAATCAAAAATTCTGCGTGATCGATCAAAAAATTGCATTACATGGCTCTTACAACTGGACAATCAATGCCAAAAAGAATAATCATGAAAGTATTATTTGTACGAATCATCGTGAGACAATTGACGGATTAATAGAGAATTTTAATAAAACAAAACCTGGTACCATTGCGCCAATACCTAAACCCGCTCCATCCCCACAACAACAGCCCATAACTGCGGGAGCCGAATTTGAAAAGGTACTGGACTCAATGATCGCCGCGGAGATCGGGAGTTTTGACAGGAAATTATTACGGGAACAGGGATATCTAAGATGTAGTGCGAATAACGGGGATCATCATGTATTGTATAAAGCATTTGATACTTTGTATTCCGTGTTCATTCATGATATTGATGTCATTGACGACAAGAAAAAACGATTGATATCAAAAATAGAAGAATACCGGCAGAAGAAGAGAGAGGCCCTAGAAAAAGAATGTGAATTACATGTCAATTTTCTGGAGAAGGAAAGTGTTATTACGAAAAATAATCTGGAGATAAAGGCGGTAAAGTTGTCATCAGAAACGGAAACTATCTATAAAAACATTGATGATATCAGGGAGAACAAGATGCCTGTCAAAGAAAAAGAAAATGAGGAGTTAAAAAGTGAAATAAAAGTGGTGGAGCAGGAATCAGTAAGGCCAAAATTCAAATGGTTTGAGTTCATTCCCTTAGTAATCCTGAATACGGCGCTATTGATCTATCTCTTTATTTTCTATTCATCGGCGGCTTATATATTATTATTCAGTGTATCCAATACCAGACAAAAATTAGCTCAGGGCTTACCAATGGAGCCCCCACAAATCTTCTATCCGGACGCTATCACTGATACCGTAGCGGAAACTAAAACGGCTGTACTCTTTATATTTCTTTTCGTCTTCATCCCCGTATCATTCGGTATCATCGATCTGTTTGTGAAAGCTAAATGGAAAACACTGGCATCTGTACTGGGCTTTCTTTTTGGAATTATTGTATTGGACGGAGCCATCGCATATAAAGTAGCGCAGGCCGTTCATGAAATGAATATATTGACTGGGAATATCCGTGGCGAATGGCGAATGGGAATGGCCTTCTCTGATACCAATTTTTATCTCGTATTTGTATTTGGTGCTTTTGGGTTAATATTATTCAAAGTAGTGTTCAAAAAGATGATGCACACTTTTGAAGAACGTAGCCCGGATACCATTGCTCAAAAGAACCAGCTAAAAATCAAGCATCTTCGTGAAGAAATGGCCGGTAATGCAGACAAATTACTTCAGTTAAAGGGGAGTATCACCAATCTTGAAATAGAGATTATACAATTGAAAGTAGATATAAAACACACCGATCTTGAACTAAAAGAATTACCTGTAAGACTCAACCAGAACCTACAAAAAAGTAGGAATCAGCTGATCAAAGACTTAGAAAACATTGATAAAATAGCCACTATTTATACAATACATATTCAATCAGACAACCTCCCTATTTCTGTCGATGCGCTTAAAGACAGGATCAATGTATTCCTGGAAGGATGGAACGATTTCCTGCACCAGGAATATGCAATTGCTAAAGCCACTACCAAAACAGCCCAGGCAGCAGAAGTAGCTGCGGAATGGCAGGAAACGAAAATATTCGTCCATAGAATTGATCACCGCGTTAAAATCGGTCATAATGTATAA
- a CDS encoding NAD(P)/FAD-dependent oxidoreductase, which produces MIEQVSLKLLPSQADNEHAITQAAAAALSVSPNAITGFHILKRSIDARSKQVYFMLTLKVFVDEPFHEREKFIPIYDTLTPAAPVAIVIGAGPAGLFAALHLIEAGIKPIVLERGKDVRSRRRDLAALNKTGVVNPDSNYCFGEGGAGTYSDGKLYTRSNKRGDINRILSIFVHFGATEKILYEAHPHIGTNKLPHIIVAMREQIINSGGEVHFDERVTDFIIKDNHIRGVKTASGATFDASQVILATGHSARDIFRLLHDKKILISAKPFALGVRVEHPQELIDSAQYHCAVRGEHLPPASYSLVEQVDGRGVFSFCMCPGGIIAPAATDPGELVVNGWSPSKRDNPYANSGMVVTVDESDFELFADKGPLAAMYFQQMVEQHAFQAGGGQFVAPAQRMTDFVHNKVSTTLPDCSYVPGVKSTDLKEVLPPSVGSRLSQAFAAFGKKMKGYYTSDAILVATESRTSSPVRIPRNDEDLMHPQIKGLYPCGEGAGYAGGIVSAAMDGERVAARIIGFYHG; this is translated from the coding sequence ATGATTGAACAAGTATCTTTGAAGTTATTGCCATCTCAGGCAGATAACGAACATGCTATCACACAAGCAGCCGCTGCTGCACTTAGTGTTTCCCCAAACGCTATCACAGGTTTTCATATACTGAAACGCTCAATCGATGCCCGTTCCAAACAAGTGTACTTTATGCTTACACTCAAGGTATTTGTGGATGAACCATTTCACGAACGGGAGAAATTCATACCAATATATGATACTTTAACACCAGCAGCACCTGTTGCTATCGTGATCGGTGCGGGACCTGCAGGGCTCTTTGCGGCACTACACCTCATTGAAGCAGGGATCAAACCCATTGTACTGGAAAGAGGAAAAGATGTCAGGTCAAGAAGGCGTGACCTCGCCGCCCTCAATAAAACAGGCGTGGTAAATCCTGATTCCAACTACTGTTTCGGCGAAGGTGGCGCTGGTACTTACTCTGATGGCAAACTATATACACGTTCAAACAAGAGAGGTGATATCAATCGCATCCTCAGCATCTTTGTACATTTTGGTGCGACTGAAAAAATATTATACGAAGCACATCCTCATATAGGTACCAACAAATTGCCGCATATTATTGTCGCAATGCGGGAGCAGATCATCAATAGTGGTGGTGAAGTGCATTTTGATGAAAGGGTGACTGACTTTATTATTAAAGATAATCATATCAGGGGTGTGAAAACCGCGTCCGGTGCTACTTTTGATGCCTCACAGGTGATCCTGGCTACAGGTCATTCTGCCCGCGATATCTTCCGCTTACTACATGATAAAAAAATTCTCATCAGTGCAAAGCCTTTTGCATTGGGTGTACGTGTAGAACATCCGCAGGAACTCATTGACAGTGCACAGTATCATTGTGCTGTGAGAGGTGAACATTTGCCACCAGCGAGTTATAGCCTGGTAGAACAGGTAGATGGCCGTGGGGTGTTTTCCTTCTGTATGTGTCCTGGTGGCATCATTGCGCCTGCAGCTACTGATCCCGGTGAACTCGTGGTGAATGGCTGGTCGCCTTCAAAAAGAGATAATCCTTATGCAAATTCAGGGATGGTGGTAACAGTAGATGAGAGTGACTTTGAACTCTTTGCAGATAAAGGTCCGTTGGCTGCCATGTATTTTCAGCAGATGGTAGAGCAGCATGCTTTTCAGGCAGGTGGTGGACAGTTTGTGGCACCAGCGCAACGGATGACGGATTTTGTCCACAACAAGGTGTCTACAACATTACCCGATTGCTCTTATGTACCGGGAGTAAAAAGTACGGATCTGAAGGAAGTATTACCACCCAGTGTAGGTTCAAGGTTATCACAGGCTTTTGCTGCATTTGGTAAAAAGATGAAAGGTTATTACACCAGCGATGCGATACTGGTAGCGACTGAATCACGCACATCTTCGCCAGTAAGGATCCCCAGGAATGACGAGGACCTGATGCACCCCCAGATTAAAGGATTGTATCCATGTGGGGAAGGAGCTGGTTATGCGGGAGGTATTGTCTCCGCTGCTATGGATGGAGAGCGTGTAGCAGCCCGCATTATTGGATTTTATCACGGATAG
- a CDS encoding DUF4236 domain-containing protein yields MSWHYRKSISSGPFRMNFSKRSISYSVGVKGARINFSPKGTFVNLSAHGINYRQRISGPNPTPTVQNIISANIDQLTDSDSKSFIEALNQKSSQLSYIKVFGILPLGIVLFILFSTSYWGYECFIIIGLFIPFIFWLKKLDKRRFEMELHYDMDEKLQQVYQQFNTHFDTFSRSSKIWQYYHTQHTNDQKRHAGASNLIKRSRINSVSKNKVPIPYFITNVTIPCISLRNMELYFLPERLLIKRGTTFAAVFYKHLSINFHTTRFIESEILPGDADVVDYTWQYVNRNGGPDKRFNNNRRLPVCAYSQYTFRSDTGMFEVISTSKTGGMDEFAVFLMRIGELQNKISEYH; encoded by the coding sequence ATGAGCTGGCATTACAGAAAATCCATTAGCAGCGGCCCTTTCAGGATGAACTTTAGCAAGCGAAGTATCAGTTATTCTGTAGGCGTAAAAGGCGCGCGGATTAACTTCAGTCCAAAAGGCACATTTGTGAATTTAAGTGCACATGGTATCAATTACCGGCAACGGATATCCGGCCCTAATCCCACGCCAACAGTACAAAATATCATATCCGCAAATATAGACCAACTCACAGATTCGGATTCCAAATCTTTTATCGAAGCGTTGAATCAGAAATCAAGCCAGCTCTCTTATATAAAAGTATTTGGCATTTTACCATTAGGCATTGTTCTATTTATCCTTTTTTCTACCTCGTATTGGGGATATGAATGCTTCATTATTATTGGTCTGTTTATCCCCTTTATCTTTTGGTTAAAAAAGTTAGATAAACGTCGGTTTGAGATGGAACTCCATTACGATATGGATGAAAAGCTCCAACAGGTTTATCAACAATTTAACACTCATTTTGATACATTTTCCCGGTCTTCGAAAATCTGGCAATATTATCACACACAACACACGAATGATCAAAAGCGCCATGCAGGGGCGTCTAATTTGATTAAAAGGAGTAGGATCAACAGTGTGTCCAAGAATAAAGTTCCTATACCATATTTTATTACCAACGTGACTATTCCCTGTATTTCACTCAGGAATATGGAGCTTTATTTTTTGCCTGAGCGGCTGTTGATAAAACGGGGGACTACTTTTGCAGCAGTGTTTTATAAGCATCTCAGTATTAATTTTCATACTACCCGGTTTATTGAATCGGAGATACTGCCAGGAGACGCGGATGTGGTGGATTATACGTGGCAGTATGTAAACAGGAACGGAGGGCCGGATAAGCGGTTTAATAATAACAGGCGGCTACCGGTTTGTGCGTATTCTCAGTATACGTTTCGGTCGGATACAGGGATGTTTGAGGTGATTTCTACGTCAAAGACAGGTGGAATGGATGAGTTTGCGGTGTTTTTGATGAGGATTGGGGAGTTGCAGAATAAGATAAGTGAATATCATTAG
- a CDS encoding DUF3127 domain-containing protein: MSFEITGKLIVKYNTMQRSETFKTREFVIEKSDDINGRVINNYIKFQAVQDRTAIVDRFNEGETVKVYFNIRGTRWEKDGRVNYITNLDAWRMESVVAGAPGQDAMPNYNTSQEMSSPGGAPAADDLPF, from the coding sequence ATGAGTTTTGAAATAACCGGAAAACTGATCGTGAAATATAATACGATGCAACGTAGCGAAACCTTTAAGACACGGGAGTTCGTTATTGAAAAGTCCGACGATATCAACGGCCGCGTTATAAACAACTACATCAAGTTCCAGGCGGTACAGGACAGAACTGCTATTGTTGACCGTTTTAATGAAGGTGAAACTGTAAAAGTTTACTTCAATATCAGAGGTACCCGTTGGGAAAAGGACGGTCGTGTCAATTATATCACCAATCTGGATGCATGGCGCATGGAATCAGTAGTAGCGGGCGCTCCAGGTCAGGATGCAATGCCTAACTACAACACTTCCCAGGAAATGTCTTCTCCTGGTGGTGCCCCAGCAGCCGATGATCTGCCGTTCTAA
- a CDS encoding response regulator, whose amino-acid sequence MNTKINKVLIAEDHESMNISVQKTLEEMGILQPDYVYYCDDALVRVQNAITHHQSYDLLITDLYFEEDSRPQKLSGGMALISAARLIQPDIRILVFSAENNPSKIEILFKEFKIDGYVRKARNDAKELKSAIESIAQNQTYFPRHLMQVVKQKNAHDFTQYDITIISLLAQGIRQNQIPEYLQQYQIKPYGLSSIEKRLKDIKDILGFSKNEQLVAYCKDIGVI is encoded by the coding sequence ATGAATACAAAAATAAACAAAGTATTGATCGCTGAAGATCACGAAAGCATGAACATATCTGTTCAAAAAACGCTGGAAGAGATGGGAATACTACAGCCAGATTATGTTTACTATTGTGATGATGCATTAGTACGGGTGCAAAATGCAATTACCCATCATCAATCATATGACCTCCTGATTACTGATTTATACTTTGAGGAAGATTCCCGTCCACAAAAATTATCTGGAGGCATGGCATTGATTTCTGCAGCACGTTTGATCCAACCGGATATAAGAATACTGGTATTTTCTGCGGAGAATAATCCTTCTAAAATTGAAATTCTCTTCAAAGAATTTAAAATTGATGGTTATGTTCGCAAAGCCAGAAATGATGCAAAGGAATTGAAATCGGCCATAGAAAGTATTGCTCAAAATCAGACTTATTTCCCCAGGCATCTCATGCAGGTTGTAAAGCAAAAGAATGCACATGATTTCACACAATATGACATAACTATTATATCTCTTTTGGCACAAGGCATACGACAAAATCAAATACCGGAATACCTTCAGCAATATCAGATTAAACCATACGGTTTAAGTAGTATAGAAAAACGGCTGAAAGATATTAAAGACATATTGGGATTTTCTAAAAATGAGCAACTAGTCGCATATTGTAAGGATATAGGGGTTATATAA